One window of Erwinia aphidicola genomic DNA carries:
- the tkt gene encoding transketolase, translated as MSQRRELANAIRALSMDAVQKANSGHPGAPMGMADIAEVLWREFLHHNPANPTWADRDRFILSNGHASMLLYSLLHLSGYDLPIEELKNFRQLHSKTPGHPEIGYTPGVETTTGPLGQGLANAVGMAIAERTLGAQFNRPDHEIVDHFTYVFMGDGCLMEGISHEVSSLAGTLGLGKLIGFYDHNGISIDGETDGWFTDDTAKRFEAYHWHVIHDIDGHNPDAIAAAIKEAQSVTDKPSLIVCKTIIGFGSPNKAGKEESHGAALGVEEVALARKELGWNYPPFEIPKEIYAQWDAKEAGAKHEKSWNEKFAAYQAAHPELAAEFTRRMDGGMPDNWQAETQKYIEQLQANPQKIASRKASQNALEAYGPLLKEFLGGSADLAPSNLTIWSGSKSIKEDFAGNYIHYGVREFGMTAIANGLAHHGGFIPYTATFLMFVEYARNAVRMAALMKARQIMVYTHDSIGLGEDGPTHQPVEQLASLRVTPNMSVWRPCDQVETAVAWKHAVERHHGPTALILSRQNLAQPERTPAQLENISRGGYVLKDSDGTPEVILIATGSEVEITLGAAEKLTASGHKVRVVSLPSTDLFDAQDVAYRESVLPSGVTKRVAVEAGIADYWYKYVGLNGAIVGMTGFGESAPADKLFPEFGFTVENIVSHAEALLKPH; from the coding sequence ATGTCTCAACGTAGAGAACTGGCTAACGCAATCCGCGCACTGAGTATGGACGCCGTGCAAAAAGCCAATTCCGGCCACCCTGGCGCACCGATGGGCATGGCGGATATTGCGGAAGTGCTGTGGCGTGAATTCCTGCATCACAACCCGGCCAACCCAACATGGGCCGACCGCGACCGCTTTATCCTCTCCAACGGTCATGCCTCGATGCTGCTTTACAGCCTGCTGCACCTCAGCGGCTACGACCTGCCGATAGAAGAGCTGAAAAACTTCCGTCAGCTGCACTCCAAAACCCCCGGTCACCCGGAGATCGGCTATACGCCGGGCGTGGAAACCACCACCGGCCCGCTGGGCCAGGGTCTGGCCAATGCGGTGGGGATGGCGATCGCCGAACGCACGCTGGGCGCCCAGTTCAACCGCCCTGACCACGAAATTGTCGACCACTTCACCTACGTATTTATGGGCGATGGCTGCCTGATGGAAGGCATCTCCCATGAAGTCAGTTCTCTGGCGGGTACGCTCGGCCTTGGCAAGCTGATTGGTTTCTATGACCATAACGGCATCTCGATTGATGGTGAAACCGACGGCTGGTTTACTGACGACACGGCGAAACGCTTTGAAGCCTATCACTGGCATGTGATCCACGACATCGACGGCCATAACCCGGACGCCATTGCCGCGGCGATCAAAGAGGCGCAGAGCGTCACCGATAAACCGTCGCTGATCGTTTGTAAAACCATTATCGGCTTCGGTTCACCGAATAAAGCCGGTAAGGAAGAGTCGCACGGTGCTGCGCTGGGCGTGGAAGAAGTGGCGCTGGCGCGCAAAGAACTGGGCTGGAACTACCCGCCGTTTGAGATCCCGAAAGAGATTTATGCGCAGTGGGATGCGAAAGAAGCCGGTGCGAAACACGAGAAAAGCTGGAACGAAAAGTTCGCCGCCTATCAGGCTGCGCACCCGGAACTGGCGGCAGAGTTTACTCGTCGTATGGATGGCGGCATGCCGGATAACTGGCAGGCAGAGACCCAGAAATACATTGAACAGCTGCAGGCTAATCCACAGAAAATCGCCAGCCGTAAAGCCTCACAAAACGCGCTGGAAGCCTACGGTCCGCTGCTTAAAGAGTTCCTGGGCGGCTCCGCTGACCTGGCACCGAGCAACCTGACAATCTGGTCAGGCTCGAAGTCGATCAAAGAGGACTTTGCCGGTAACTATATCCACTACGGCGTGCGTGAGTTCGGGATGACGGCAATTGCCAATGGTCTGGCTCATCACGGCGGCTTTATTCCGTATACCGCCACCTTCCTGATGTTTGTGGAATATGCGCGTAACGCGGTGCGCATGGCGGCGCTGATGAAGGCGCGCCAGATTATGGTTTATACCCACGACTCCATCGGCCTGGGCGAAGATGGCCCAACCCACCAGCCGGTCGAGCAGCTGGCAAGCCTGCGCGTCACGCCGAATATGAGCGTCTGGCGCCCGTGCGACCAGGTAGAAACCGCCGTGGCGTGGAAGCATGCCGTCGAGCGTCATCACGGCCCAACCGCGCTGATCCTCTCGCGTCAGAACCTGGCGCAGCCGGAGCGTACTCCAGCGCAGCTGGAGAATATCTCACGCGGTGGCTATGTGCTGAAAGACAGCGACGGCACGCCGGAAGTGATCCTGATCGCCACCGGTTCCGAGGTAGAAATTACCCTGGGCGCAGCTGAAAAACTGACGGCAAGCGGTCATAAAGTCCGGGTAGTCTCCCTGCCCTCTACCGACCTGTTCGACGCGCAGGATGTCGCCTACCGTGAATCCGTACTGCCTTCCGGCGTGACGAAACGCGTCGCGGTGGAAGCCGGTATTGCTGACTACTGGTATAAATATGTCGGCCTGAACGGCGCTATTGTTGGCATGACCGGATTTGGTGAGTCGGCTCCCGCTGATAAGCTGTTCCCGGAATTTGGCTTTACGGTGGAAAACATCGTCAGCCATGCCGAAGCGCTGCTGAAACCGCACTGA